One segment of Chelmon rostratus isolate fCheRos1 chromosome 17, fCheRos1.pri, whole genome shotgun sequence DNA contains the following:
- the med25 gene encoding mediator of RNA polymerase II transcription subunit 25 isoform X2: protein MEPSTKPGTNQVADVVFVIEGTANLGPYFESLRKNYILPAIEYFNGGPPAETDFGGDYGGTQYGLVVFNTVDCAPESYVQCHAPTSSAFEFVSWIDSIQFMGGGAESCSLIAEGLSVALQLFDDFKKMREQIGQTHKVCVLLCNSPPYLLPAVESVSYTGCTADNLVKIIRDRGIHFSVVAPRKLPALRALFERASPVGGVVEPHPDYSQDPFHMVLVRGISLPVSSGGGPGPLKPVLPPQPLSASQPVGGASQPPAPINTHPYQNPPPMTPAQVAAQKAVEAANNQKSRFPGLHSQGPQFTAQPTIASVSAGKLNQPSMSTVTTATQPMMPQQQVGPNQQQPVPPPGQPAPNQQPQAPPQQQPTPNQPTAPAAQPNMPGVPGPQGNANPIGQPQGVANKIVAWTGVLEWQEKPKASSIDSTTKLTRSLPCQVHVNQGENLNTDQWPQKLIMQLIPQQLLTTLGHLFRNSRMVQFLFTNKDVESLKGLYRIMANGFAGCVHFPHTTSPCEVRVLMLLYSSKKRIFMGLIPNDQSGFVNGIRQVITNHKQVQQHRAQLGGGGGPMQPGQVAPNQNFLNRPPGPIPVSHGNVQQQLTMRAAGPANQQPPVSGAPPNQVAQSGQAPPQGPILRLSNPGANPQLRSLLLSQQQPQGGVSHMSGMMSHQGLGQQLVHPTPGGGAQMQGQWRQPLAGQILMSGGQRGAVPQPGMPQISSGMEDEILMDLI from the exons ATGGAACCATCCACCAAGCCTGGGACCAACCAGGTGGCTGATGTGGTGTTTGTCATCGAAGGGACGGCAAATCTCGGACCCTACTTTGAATCTCTAAGGAAAAATTACATACTTCCAGCTATTGA GTATTTCAATGGCGGGCCCCCAGCAGAAACAGATTTTGGTGGAGAT TATGGAGGGACACAGTATGGTCTTGTGGTGTTCAATACAGTGGACTGTGCTCCTGAGTCATATGTCCAGTGTCACGCACCGACCAGCTCTGCCTTTGAGTTTGTCTCGTGGATCGACAGCATCCA GTTCATGGGAGGTGGAGCAGAAAGCTGTAGTCTAATTGCAGAGGGACTCTCTGTGGCCTTGCAGCTCTTTGATGACTTTAAGAAGATGAGGGAGCAAAT AGGTCAAACCcacaaggtgtgtgtgctgctgtgtaacTCTCCTCCGTACCTGCTTCCAGCTGTGGAGAGTGTTAGCTACACCGGCTGCACAGCAGACAACTTGGTCAAAATCATCAGAGAT AGAGGAATTCACTTCTCTGTCGTGGCTCCACGGAAGCTGCCCGCACTAAGGGCTTTGTTTGAGCGGGCGTCTCCAGTAGGAGGTGTGGTTGAACCCCATCCAGACTACAGTCAGGACCCCTTCCACATGGTCCTAGTCAGAGGCATCTCACTTCCTG TTTCCTCAGGTGGAGGACCCGGGCCACTCAAACCTGTCCTCCCTCCACAGCCACTGTCTGCCAGTCAGCCTGTTGGTGGAGCTTCACAGCCCCCTGCACCCATTAACACCCACCCTTATCAG AATCCGCCCCCCATGACTCCTGCTCAGGTGGCTGCACAGAAGGCAGTGGAGGCAGCCAATAACCAGAAGAGTCGCT TCCCAGGATTGCACAGTCAAGGTCCTCAGTTCACCGCTCAGCCAACCATCGCATCGGTGTCGGCGGGGAAGCTCAACCAGCCCAGCATGTCAACAGTCACCACAGCAACGCAGCCCATGATGCCGCAGCAACAAGTTGGTCCCAATCAACAGCAGCCAGTCCCGCCCCCAGGACAGCCTGCACCCAATCAGCAGCCACAGGCGCCACCTCAGCAGCAGCCCACGCCGAATCAGCCCAcagctcctgcagcacagcCCAACATG CCTGGTGTGCCTGGACCTCAAGGCAATGCAAATCCAATTGGACAGCCACAAGGTGTGGCCAATAAGATTGTAGCATGGACCGGTGTTCTGGAATGGCAAGAG AAGCCTAAAGCCTCCTCTATAGATTCAACCACCAAACTGACACGTTCTCTACCGTGTCAAGTGCATGTTAACCAAGGGGAAAATCT AAACACAGACCAGTGGCCACAGAAGCTCATCATGCAGCTGATTCCACAGCAGCTACTG ACAACCTTAGGTCACCTCTTCAGAAACTCTCGAATGGTTCAGTTTCTCTTCACCAACAAAGACGTGGAGTCGCTGAAAGGCCTGTACCGCATTATGGCCAATGGTTTT GCCGGCTGTGTCCACTTCCCCCACACTACCTCACCCTGCGAAGTGCGGGTGCTGATGCTGCTCTACTCTTCCAAGAAGAGAATATTCATGGGCCTCATCCCCAACGACCAGAGCGGCTTCGTCAACGGCATCCGGCAAGTCATCACCAACCACAAGCAggtccagcagcacagagcg CAGCTGGGTGGTGGAGGGGGTCCGATGCAGCCTGGTCAGGTCGCTCCCAACCAGAACTTCCTCAACAGGCCTCCTGGCCCCATTCCTGTCTCCCACGGCAACGTCcagcagcag CTGACTATGAGAGCCGCTGGACCAGCCAACCAACAGCCGCCGGTCAGCGGCGCTCCACCCAACCAGGTCGCACAAAGTGGACAAGCCCCGCCCCAGGGCCCCATACTCCGCCTCTCAAACCCAGGAGCCAATCCACAGCTTCGCAgtctcctcctcagccagcagcagcca CAGGGTGGAGTCTCTCACATGTCAGGCATGATGTCTCACCAGGGTTTAGGGCAGCAGTTGGTCCATCCGACACCAGGAGGGGGGGCTCAAATGCAGGGCCAGTGGAGGCAGCCCTTGGCAG GTCAGATCCTGATGTCTGGAGGTCAGAGAGGCGCTGTACCGCAGCCCGGGATGCCTCAAATCTCCAGTGGCATGGAGGATGAAATCCTCATGGACCTTATCTAA
- the med25 gene encoding mediator of RNA polymerase II transcription subunit 25 isoform X1, which produces MEPSTKPGTNQVADVVFVIEGTANLGPYFESLRKNYILPAIEYFNGGPPAETDFGGDYGGTQYGLVVFNTVDCAPESYVQCHAPTSSAFEFVSWIDSIQFMGGGAESCSLIAEGLSVALQLFDDFKKMREQIGQTHKVCVLLCNSPPYLLPAVESVSYTGCTADNLVKIIRDRGIHFSVVAPRKLPALRALFERASPVGGVVEPHPDYSQDPFHMVLVRGISLPVSSGGGPGPLKPVLPPQPLSASQPVGGASQPPAPINTHPYQNPPPMTPAQVAAQKAVEAANNQKSRFPGLHSQGPQFTAQPTIASVSAGKLNQPSMSTVTTATQPMMPQQQVGPNQQQPVPPPGQPAPNQQPQAPPQQQPTPNQPTAPAAQPNMPGVPGPQGNANPIGQPQGVANKIVAWTGVLEWQEKPKASSIDSTTKLTRSLPCQVHVNQGENLNTDQWPQKLIMQLIPQQLLTTLGHLFRNSRMVQFLFTNKDVESLKGLYRIMANGFAGCVHFPHTTSPCEVRVLMLLYSSKKRIFMGLIPNDQSGFVNGIRQVITNHKQVQQHRAQLGGGGGPMQPGQVAPNQNFLNRPPGPIPVSHGNVQQQSVVVGMPPVSQVSMMEEQQRQNNLLTMRAAGPANQQPPVSGAPPNQVAQSGQAPPQGPILRLSNPGANPQLRSLLLSQQQPQGGVSHMSGMMSHQGLGQQLVHPTPGGGAQMQGQWRQPLAGQILMSGGQRGAVPQPGMPQISSGMEDEILMDLI; this is translated from the exons ATGGAACCATCCACCAAGCCTGGGACCAACCAGGTGGCTGATGTGGTGTTTGTCATCGAAGGGACGGCAAATCTCGGACCCTACTTTGAATCTCTAAGGAAAAATTACATACTTCCAGCTATTGA GTATTTCAATGGCGGGCCCCCAGCAGAAACAGATTTTGGTGGAGAT TATGGAGGGACACAGTATGGTCTTGTGGTGTTCAATACAGTGGACTGTGCTCCTGAGTCATATGTCCAGTGTCACGCACCGACCAGCTCTGCCTTTGAGTTTGTCTCGTGGATCGACAGCATCCA GTTCATGGGAGGTGGAGCAGAAAGCTGTAGTCTAATTGCAGAGGGACTCTCTGTGGCCTTGCAGCTCTTTGATGACTTTAAGAAGATGAGGGAGCAAAT AGGTCAAACCcacaaggtgtgtgtgctgctgtgtaacTCTCCTCCGTACCTGCTTCCAGCTGTGGAGAGTGTTAGCTACACCGGCTGCACAGCAGACAACTTGGTCAAAATCATCAGAGAT AGAGGAATTCACTTCTCTGTCGTGGCTCCACGGAAGCTGCCCGCACTAAGGGCTTTGTTTGAGCGGGCGTCTCCAGTAGGAGGTGTGGTTGAACCCCATCCAGACTACAGTCAGGACCCCTTCCACATGGTCCTAGTCAGAGGCATCTCACTTCCTG TTTCCTCAGGTGGAGGACCCGGGCCACTCAAACCTGTCCTCCCTCCACAGCCACTGTCTGCCAGTCAGCCTGTTGGTGGAGCTTCACAGCCCCCTGCACCCATTAACACCCACCCTTATCAG AATCCGCCCCCCATGACTCCTGCTCAGGTGGCTGCACAGAAGGCAGTGGAGGCAGCCAATAACCAGAAGAGTCGCT TCCCAGGATTGCACAGTCAAGGTCCTCAGTTCACCGCTCAGCCAACCATCGCATCGGTGTCGGCGGGGAAGCTCAACCAGCCCAGCATGTCAACAGTCACCACAGCAACGCAGCCCATGATGCCGCAGCAACAAGTTGGTCCCAATCAACAGCAGCCAGTCCCGCCCCCAGGACAGCCTGCACCCAATCAGCAGCCACAGGCGCCACCTCAGCAGCAGCCCACGCCGAATCAGCCCAcagctcctgcagcacagcCCAACATG CCTGGTGTGCCTGGACCTCAAGGCAATGCAAATCCAATTGGACAGCCACAAGGTGTGGCCAATAAGATTGTAGCATGGACCGGTGTTCTGGAATGGCAAGAG AAGCCTAAAGCCTCCTCTATAGATTCAACCACCAAACTGACACGTTCTCTACCGTGTCAAGTGCATGTTAACCAAGGGGAAAATCT AAACACAGACCAGTGGCCACAGAAGCTCATCATGCAGCTGATTCCACAGCAGCTACTG ACAACCTTAGGTCACCTCTTCAGAAACTCTCGAATGGTTCAGTTTCTCTTCACCAACAAAGACGTGGAGTCGCTGAAAGGCCTGTACCGCATTATGGCCAATGGTTTT GCCGGCTGTGTCCACTTCCCCCACACTACCTCACCCTGCGAAGTGCGGGTGCTGATGCTGCTCTACTCTTCCAAGAAGAGAATATTCATGGGCCTCATCCCCAACGACCAGAGCGGCTTCGTCAACGGCATCCGGCAAGTCATCACCAACCACAAGCAggtccagcagcacagagcg CAGCTGGGTGGTGGAGGGGGTCCGATGCAGCCTGGTCAGGTCGCTCCCAACCAGAACTTCCTCAACAGGCCTCCTGGCCCCATTCCTGTCTCCCACGGCAACGTCcagcagcag TCTGTGGTGGTGGGCATGCCCCCTGTTAGTCAGGTGTCTAtgatggaggagcagcagaggcagaacaaCTTG CTGACTATGAGAGCCGCTGGACCAGCCAACCAACAGCCGCCGGTCAGCGGCGCTCCACCCAACCAGGTCGCACAAAGTGGACAAGCCCCGCCCCAGGGCCCCATACTCCGCCTCTCAAACCCAGGAGCCAATCCACAGCTTCGCAgtctcctcctcagccagcagcagcca CAGGGTGGAGTCTCTCACATGTCAGGCATGATGTCTCACCAGGGTTTAGGGCAGCAGTTGGTCCATCCGACACCAGGAGGGGGGGCTCAAATGCAGGGCCAGTGGAGGCAGCCCTTGGCAG GTCAGATCCTGATGTCTGGAGGTCAGAGAGGCGCTGTACCGCAGCCCGGGATGCCTCAAATCTCCAGTGGCATGGAGGATGAAATCCTCATGGACCTTATCTAA